The window ATTGTCATTTGGATTATAGTTAGTAATTCCTAATTCATTAGCCATTTCTATTTTGTATTGTTCAAGTGCATCTCTTGCTTCAGGGACAACTAATTTTCTTTTAGACATAATAATCATCTCCAGCAACAAAAAATAATCGAGAACATAACGATCTACCTTACACCTATATGGATACCTTATTACCTAGCCATGATCTTCCGACCATGACCAAGCAGTTCACTACCCATACAGATGGTCCGTTCGACCCTGCATGATATCTT is drawn from Caldisalinibacter kiritimatiensis and contains these coding sequences:
- a CDS encoding alpha/beta-type small acid-soluble spore protein, coding for MSKRKLVVPEARDALEQYKIEMANELGITNYNPNDNGYLASYHTGHITRKLVEMAEKQLADQYNDSH